GAGATAATTGGCTCTGGACTCGCCTTGGTTTTCTTTGATTCGGCATAAAGGGACAAACCGCCTTTGGTAACAAGATTTTCCCCCACCGTCAAACCTTGAGTCACTTCAACTAATTCTCCCTGAGTTGTCCCAGTCGTTACTTCTACGGGTTCATAAAAATCGTTATACTTCACAAAAACTAACTGTTGACCATCTGCATCTACTAAAGCGGTAACGGGTATTATCACGGCAGAACTACCATCTGAGGCTGAAGCAATCGGCTCGACTATAATGCCCAACATTTGGTCGGTTTCAGCCTTAACTGGTACGCGCCCAATCCCCCCTTCTGATTGGAA
The nucleotide sequence above comes from Stanieria cyanosphaera PCC 7437. Encoded proteins:
- a CDS encoding efflux RND transporter periplasmic adaptor subunit, translated to MKPVRLVSSILSVALAISTPTIVLAHVGHGDEFQSEGGIGRVPVKAETDQMLGIIVEPIASASDGSSAVIIPVTALVDADGQQLVFVKYNDFYEPVEVTTGTTQGELVEVTQGLTVGENLVTKGGLSLYAESKKTKASPEPIISPQTNNAHAQADAQGIPHSHDNAGNLVESGKLPLGLFAVIGGGAVLVIGGFGAIALRGDRGKKKRSLSNQTSKRGGF